TGCTGCGACATGGTGTCGTCTATCAGGTAAGTGAACCGATGGTGATCAACGGTTCGATCACGATCGTTGGAAATGACACGACGGCGGGACTTCGTCCCCCTGTCCTTGCACCGACGATCCTGCCCGATAACTCATCGGTGGATCATTACTTTGATCTGAACGGTAAGGGCGGCGTCGTTACCATCGAGGACGTATACATGACCAACTTCCGCGCGGACACGCTTGTGACCGGATGGAATGATTGTATTCGCCAGAACGCGGATAGCGTCAAACTCACATTAATCGGCGACGTGTTCGAAGGATGGAATCACACTGCGCTATCGATTGGCGCCCAATGGAATAAGATGCTTGTGGAGGATTGTGTTTTCAGAAATGAAATACATCCCTCTGCGTATTTTGGCGGCGGAGCGATGCTTTCGGCCTATACGAACAACTTCGACACGGTCATATTTGTGAACAACACCTTCTTCTGCAATAATTCGTATCTCTGGTCCATCCGTGGGTATTGTCCCAACCCCATTTTCTCACATAACACGGTCGTTTATGGAACAGTAAATCCATTCCTCACCCGACAGATGCAGAACATGCGGTGCGACAATAACGTTTTCTACTCATTGAACGCCTACGGTGGAGTTCCTGAAGACGTGATAAATGGAACATTCCTGAATTTCCCCGACACTACATCAAGCGGTATCATCATGTTGAGGCAACAAGACAGCACGAGTTCGTGGCATACGATGTGGAGTAGTGCCTTGGGCGGCGGCCCCATAACAGGACCTCAGTATTTCATTGGTACCGGCGGTACAGGCAATGCAACTGTCACTGCGGCGATGGTCGATCCTACAAAGAGCTTCATTGATATTCGGAATAATGACTATTTCTTGCCCCAGAACTACCTTGATTACTTAACACACTACAATGATACCGTAACGACGAAAGACAGCGTCGACATGCCGGATGGCAGCAAGGTGTTCAGGCCGAGGACACTTGCCAAACCAACATGGATAACTGATTATACGAAGTATACGTTGGGCGTATTGATTGGTGAGGGCGCTCACGTGGATACATCGGGTACCATGTATGTGGATCCGGGATTTGGCACCACGGTCCAGAACCAGCTAGGAAGCCTCATTAATTACTTAAACAAGATCGCTCTCAACTTCGGTCCTGATACCTCCTGGTACTTCTACCCGACGAGCGGAGCCCTTTATCCTCCCACTTGGCCGCTGCCGGAAAATCTTGCTTACACCAACACTAGCTTGCAGCATGCTGGTACAGATGACTATGCCCTGGGTGATCTGAATTGGTTCCCGACTCAAAAGGCGGCATGGTTGGCTGCAGGTGGACTTGCACTCGGAGTACACAAGACGCCAGATGTATTGCCCGTCAAGTTTGACCTGAGCAACAACTATCCGAATCCATTCAATCCGTCGACAAACATCAGAGTTAGTCTGGTCAAGAATGGCTTGATGAGTCTGAAGATATATAATGTCCTTGGTCAACTTGTGAAAGTTGTAGACGAAGGCTATAAGCAGGCTGGCACGTATGATTACAACGTCAGCATGGATCAATTTGCGAGCGGACTCTACTTCTACACATTGCAGCAAGGTGGAAACTCGTTGACGAAGAAAATGATTCTTCTCAAATAGTCTAGCTCTCCTTCTGTTTGGTTCCGGGACTGCTGGCCACGGGTCGGCAGTCCCGGTTAATTTATCTTGTAGGAGTCTTATAGCTGTAGTCATGATTTCGAAATGTCAAACCTAATTGCATTACGCGGTTTCAGCCGGAGAAAAGTTCGCGGAAGAATTGCCATGAGTCTCGGCATTGCGGCTCTAGTTGTTCCCTCATTCATTGTCACTCCAACGATCGCAGCGGCGAACTCGAACATAGGTGGTAACGTGAGGGATGCCCAAACTCACGAACCGCTTCCCGGGGCAAACGTTATATTGGTAGGCACCAGCATTGGCGCCTCGAGTGATTTGAATGGTCGATATGTGATCCGGGACGTACCGTCAGGGACGTATCTGCTTCGTGCGACTTATATCGGCTATCGCTCGCTCGAGCAACGTGTCGAAGTGAATGAAAATGCGAATGTTCCTCTGGATTTTGCACTTGAACCTGTGGGTGTACAGGGGCAGACTGTGGTGGTCACCGCACAGGCGAGCGGTCAGAACGCCGCAATTAACCAGCAGCTTTCCTCGACACGAATCACCAACGTCGTATCGGCGGCCAAGATTCAAGAGCTGCCTGATGCCAATGCCGCAGAGTCAGTCGGAAGACTGCCGGGCATCTTCCTCGTCAGGGAAGGGGGAGAAGCAACCCAAGTTATCATTCGTGGTCTCGCTCCCAAATATAACCAGATCATGATTGACGGAGTCGAAATGGCTCCAACTGATGCGGGAGATCGTGGTACAGACTTGAGCATGATCTCTTCAAGCATGGTTGAAGGCATCGAAGTCACTAAAGCTATTACGCCGGATATGGATGCGGCGGTGCTTGGCGGCATAGTGAACTTCGATTTGAGAGAGGCACAGCCGAACGAATCGGGGCACTGGCTCAATTTACTGGCGCAAGACAGTTACGACAACCTCGAGAATACCTATGGAGATTACAAGGTTGTCGGAAGTATAGAGCATCGGTTTCTTGAACAGCGATTGGGTGTTTTCGCAGAAGTGGACATAGAGAAACGAAATTTGACATCTAATGAATTGGGAGCAGGTTATTCGCATAATGCCCCGTCCCTCGATAAGCCGTTTCCAATATATCTCAGCAGTCTGAATCTTAACGACGTGTTGAGAGATAGAAATCGCTATGGTGGCACAGTCACATTAGACTACAAACTGCCCGACGGAAAAATCGACCTGATGAATTTTTTCAGTTCCAGCGAAACAAAAATTCAAAATCGTGGCGAATCTTACGGATTATACACCAGCGACTACCATTCTTATTCGATTACTGATTCAAGAAATTTGTTGGGCGTGATCACGAATCTTGTTGAATTCGAAAATTCGTTTCCGCTGTTCACCGTTGATGCAAAACTCTCCCATTCATATTCAGAAAACAGAGACCCGGATGATTTGTCCGCAAACTTCTTTCAAAACAATGTTGGATTGAATCACCAGAACTATTGGACTTTAAATCCACAGCTGATTCCGCCTTTGTCTAAAGACAGTCTTGCTGCTACCTTTTTTCAGGGGTTCAGTAATTCCGACAATTTTGCCAGGGATAGAGCAATCACAGGCTCTCTTGATTTTCAATCGAACATCAACTTCAGCAATGAGATTACAAGTACATTAAAGTTTGGGGGAAAATTTCAGTATAGGGAAAGATCATATTACTATCACGAAGCAGACGGGGCATTGATAGTCAGCGGTTCCGATATCGGGAAAGCAATTCTTGCTGCATTCCCGTGGATGGCACCGAGTGTGTCAAATCCGGAATACTTGCCGATAACTCTCTTCGAAGACTCAAGTTTCAAGTATGGGAAATTTCTTGGCGGAGATTATCCGATGAAAGTCCCGGTGAATATAAATCTGATGCGTCAGGTTCTCAGTCTTGTTGAGAATTACGCCCTGACTCACAATATTTCTGATTCGTGGGCCCCGAACGCCGTCCAGTCTGCCACGAACAACTACTCTGGACATGAGGACGAGAGTGCGGCCTACGTGATGGTCACGACGAATTTCGGTCAGCAGTTTTCACTTGTACCAGGCGTTCGGTATCAGGTGCTGCAAACAACCTACACTGCCCCGAGGGGAGTTGAACAGGGCGTTTCGAGCAGGACTTATGCATACACCGATACAACCATGGTTGAATCACATGGTTTCTGGCTTCCCATGGTTCACCTTATTTACAGACCCCTTACCTGGCTTCAAGCGCATCTAGCTTATACGAATACATTAACATATCCCGACTACAACACAATTACACCGAGAATCGATGTGCCGACCGGAGGCGGCACAATAGTCTGGAACAACTACGCTTTGAAACCCGCAAGCTCTGCAAACTACGATGCTGTCTTGTCGTTTTATGATAACAGCATTGGACTGTTCAGCGTGGATGGCTTTTTGAAGCATATTGATAACCTGATATTCCCGACAGGGACTCGATATGTTATTGACCCGGCACAGTATCCGGGAATTCCGAGCAGCTCAGCCGGTGCTGCGATAAGTACCTACATAAACAATCCCTATCCTGTAAACTTGTGGGGGGTGGAAGTCGATTGGCAAACTCATTTTTGGTACCTCCCGGATCCCCTTTCCGGATTGGTGTTCAGTTTCAACTACACGCATATCTTCTCCGGTGCCAAATACCCGAGGACAGTGGTCAACACTCAGTATTTGAATGTTCCACCTTACGTCATAACCACTTACGATAACACGTTTTATTCTGACCGACTCATTGACCAGCCAAATGACGTAGTCAACGTGGAAGCGGGATATGATTACAAAGGTTTTTCGACTCGTGTCTCCGTGATATCTCAGTCTAACGATTTTGTGGGACAGAGTTTCTATCCACCGGAAAATGTAAATACAACCGAGTATTTGAGATGGGACCTTTCTATGAAACAGGATTTGCCTTGGTTTGGGACTCAGATATTCTTTGATCTTAACAATATCAATAGTGCGCGCGAAGTGAGTGTTCTTCAAGGCACCGGGTTCCCGGAGGCCGAACAGCATTATGGCATGACTGCCGACATCGGCGTCAGGTGGAAATTATGATATGGAACCTCGAAAGACGGGGAAATTATTTCCCCGGGCAGAATTATTCAACCGAGAATTTCAAAAGAAGATAGAGGAGAGAACAAAGGACAGATTCAAGGTTTTAACAAGATGCACTATGATTTCTAGTGCGTATTGTTAATTGAAGATTCACAAATTTATTCACAATTAATCGAATGGAGGATCTTTATGAAAGCTATTCGTACCATCTTGCTGGTTGCACTGGTGGTAAGTTTCGGCGGTGCCTTTGGCCGGGCCTTTGCTCAAGCGCCGGACACTATATGGGTTGCCGCCTCGCCGGCAGGCAACATTAATGACTTTATACAAGGTGACACGCTGGGAAACGGCAGCAGAGCTCATCCAAACGCCGTGTATAAATTGTATATGGATTCCATTTACTATTACACCGGCACGATAAACGTGAGTTTTCCCTTGGCAATCATTGCCGACACCGGATCATCGCACCGGCCCCCCATAATTGCGCCGGCTATTCTTCAGGACAACTCCTCACCGAGTACCCTTTTTAATGTTCTGTCCGGCGCACGAAGCTTCACATTCAAGAATATTTATTCGACCGGCGTTCGGCCGGATCAGAAGGTCAACAATAATTACAGTAACTTCGTAAATATTGTTGGCGATAGCACGAGGTTCGTATTTGACAATTGTGTATTTGACAATCTGGTCGGCGCAGCGATCGTCGTGGGAAGCGGCAATTACAACAAATTCTTCATGACGAATTGTGTCTTCAGGAATATGATACCGTATACACAATATTTTTACGGGCAGGCTTTCCTTTCCGGAGGAGGTGCGCCGACTGATACGGTGGAAATGATTAACAATACCTTTTTCTGCATTAACGCCTACGCCGATGCGAACGTGTACTACAATACCTATACTCGTTTTGAGCATAACACGGTATTTCTGACTGCGGTAAATCCGTTGAACGACTTTGTGATGACAAATGCAGTTTACAAGAACAATATCTTTTATGGTACAGCCGAGGAAGCTCAGACACAAAATGAAATACTCGGTGACTATCAAGACGATACTCCGTACGGGACTTCAACATTCAGCTTCGATTCGTTGAATGTATATTTGCCGGTTGCCACTCTGGGTCTGAGTGAAGGAGCGCGAAAGATCCTCGTCGAGAACAACAGCGTCTTCTGGTCTCAGACGGTAAGGAATTTCTGGGCAACTCCGCTCATGGATACTCTGGTGCCGCCTTATGTTTTCAACGGGAGAACCCAGCGTATGTTCAATAACAAGACGGCTTGGCCGGGACTCTATCAGGCAGGTAATGACAGCGTCGCTGATCCCGGGTTTTTGTCAGCGGTCACTACACAGGAGGACAGCTTGATCAAGTACGTGCAGCTGACCCGAACCAACGCGTTAGGCACCTATTTGTGGGATTATGATCCTGGCAATGCCCCGTTATTTCCGCCGGCATGGCCCCTCCCCGAGAATCTCAGATATACTAATTCGACTTTCATACACGGCGGAACCGACGGTTATGCTCTGGGTGACCTCAGATGGTTCCCTGAGCAGAAAGCAACATGGGTGCTGGGTGTTAAGTCGCAGCCGAATGATATCCCGACAAAGTTTGATTTGAGCAGCAACTATCCAAATCCGTTCAACCCGTCCACGAATATAAAAGTGGATCTGAAGCAACCTGGATTGATGAGCTTGAAAGTCTACAACATCCTGGGTCAGCTTGTGAAGGTCGTAGACGAAGGATACAAGCAGGCTGGAACTTACGTGTACAACGTGAGTATGGATCAGTATTCCAGCGGAGTCTACTTCTACACGTTGCAACAAGGTGCAAATTCGATGACGAAGAAAATGATGCTTCTCAAGTAGTTTGCTTCTCCTTAAGTGAAAGATCAGTCCCGCGAAAGCGGGGTGCCGCACCAACGAGAATAGGATGACATTGGCGCGGCAACGGGGATTGTTGAAAAAAAGCAGCAGTCCCCGCTGAGCTTTTCATTTTTGACTATTCACAAGAAAGACCAATAGCTTCAGAGATCAGATATGTGAACGAGCAAAGACTGGGGTCTAGAATGCGTTACGGTTATTTTGATGACATAAATAGAGAATACGTGATCGAGCGGCCGGATATTCCCGTATCGTGGACGAACTACCTGGGGGTGAAGGATTTCTGTACGGTAATCTCCCATAATGCAGGCGGCTATTCTTTTTGCAGGTCCACGGAGCATCATCGTATAACGCGATTCAGACAAAACGGAGTTCCTTTAGATAGGCCAGGGCATTACGTTTATCTGCGCGATGACGAGACCGGCGAATACTGGTCTCTGTCATGGCAGCCGGTCGGCAAAGATTTCACGAAGGCAAAGTACATTTGTCGCCATGGTTTGTCATACTCGAGGTTTCAATGCAATTATCAGCAGATTGAGGCGGAACAGCTTCTGTTTGTTCCATTAGAAGATGATGTGGAGCTTTGGGATGTAAGAATAAGAAATCGCGGTACGAAGCCGCGCAAGTTGAGTGTATTTTCATATCTCGAATTTTCGTTCCATCATGTCGAGATAGATAATCAGAATCTGCAAATGAGTCTCTATGCCGCTGGTTCGAACTACAGCGACGGAATTATTGAGTATGATTTTTTTTATGAACCGTGGTCTTATCATTTCTTCGCCTCAAATTTCCAGCCTGATAGCTACGATTGCGTAAGAGATAAGTTTATAGGGAATTATCGGACTGAAACAAATCCGATCGCCGTGGAGCGCGGGACATGCGGGAACAGCACTGACCTTGGCGGTAATCACTGCGGCTCGCTTCACAAGAAGTTGGAATTGAAACCCGGCGAAGAGATGCGGATGATTTTTATGTTAGGTGTCGGATCGCGCGAGGAAAAAGGCTTGGACGTAAGACTAAAGTTCTCAAATCTGAATAACGTTGACTCCGCTTTTGATGATTTAAAAAAATACTGGGATAAGAAGGAATCTGTTCTCCAATGCAAGACGCCGAACCAGGGTTTTAACTCGATGGTCAATACGTGGAATTTATATCAGGCGGAGACTTGCGTGGTATGGTCTCGATTTGCGTCATTCATAGAAGTAGGTGGCAGGGTGGGGCTTGGTTATCGTGATACGTCCCAGGATGTGATGGCAGTTCCTCACACAAGTCCGGACAAAGTCAAAGAACGTATGATCGAACTTCTTCATGGTCAGGTCAGTCGAGGCTATGGTCTGCATCTTTTTGACCCCGAGGTTTTTAAGCCGGTCGAGGACAAGTTGCCGGGCGTAAAGCTCCCGACGGTCGTTCCGTCGCCAAATCCTTCCGACATTATTCATGGGATGGACAGCGTTTGTTCGGATGACGCGCTGTGGATTGTTGCGTCTGTTTGCGAGTACGTCATGGAGACAGGGAATGCCGAGTTTTTCGACCAGGTAATTCCTTTTGCGGATGCTGGGGAAGGAAGCGTTTACGAACATCTTAAGCGCTCTTTGGATTTCACAGCAGAGCAGACTGCTGCCAACGGCATTTGTTTCGGCCTGCGCGCCGATTGGAACGATTGCTTGAATCTTGGAGGAGGACAGAGTGCCATGGTGTCGTTTATGCACTTTTGGGCGCTCAGGTATTTTGTGGATGCGGCTAAGTTTCTCGGACGGGAGAACGATTTCAAAAAGTATTCGGAAATGGCTGAGAAAGTACGCACTGCGATCGAACGGGAATTGTGGGACGGCGAGTGGTACGCCCGTGGTGTCACCAAAGCCGGAATTAAGATCGGCGTCAAAGCAAATGAGGAAGGAAAAATTTTCCTCGAGAGTAATAGCTGGGCCGGACTTTCCGGTGCTGCTTCGCCTGAACGGGCCTGCAGTGCCATGGATGCTGTTCATAAATATCTTGCCTCCCCTTACGGTATTCAT
The window above is part of the Candidatus Acidiferrales bacterium genome. Proteins encoded here:
- a CDS encoding T9SS type A sorting domain-containing protein codes for the protein MKRLSWFVISVVMAFIAVATQVYAQTPDTLVIAPLPPGNINTVINSDTLAGGVRAHPKRVYVLRHGVVYQVSEPMVINGSITIVGNDTTAGLRPPVLAPTILPDNSSVDHYFDLNGKGGVVTIEDVYMTNFRADTLVTGWNDCIRQNADSVKLTLIGDVFEGWNHTALSIGAQWNKMLVEDCVFRNEIHPSAYFGGGAMLSAYTNNFDTVIFVNNTFFCNNSYLWSIRGYCPNPIFSHNTVVYGTVNPFLTRQMQNMRCDNNVFYSLNAYGGVPEDVINGTFLNFPDTTSSGIIMLRQQDSTSSWHTMWSSALGGGPITGPQYFIGTGGTGNATVTAAMVDPTKSFIDIRNNDYFLPQNYLDYLTHYNDTVTTKDSVDMPDGSKVFRPRTLAKPTWITDYTKYTLGVLIGEGAHVDTSGTMYVDPGFGTTVQNQLGSLINYLNKIALNFGPDTSWYFYPTSGALYPPTWPLPENLAYTNTSLQHAGTDDYALGDLNWFPTQKAAWLAAGGLALGVHKTPDVLPVKFDLSNNYPNPFNPSTNIRVSLVKNGLMSLKIYNVLGQLVKVVDEGYKQAGTYDYNVSMDQFASGLYFYTLQQGGNSLTKKMILLK
- a CDS encoding TonB-dependent receptor; protein product: MSNLIALRGFSRRKVRGRIAMSLGIAALVVPSFIVTPTIAAANSNIGGNVRDAQTHEPLPGANVILVGTSIGASSDLNGRYVIRDVPSGTYLLRATYIGYRSLEQRVEVNENANVPLDFALEPVGVQGQTVVVTAQASGQNAAINQQLSSTRITNVVSAAKIQELPDANAAESVGRLPGIFLVREGGEATQVIIRGLAPKYNQIMIDGVEMAPTDAGDRGTDLSMISSSMVEGIEVTKAITPDMDAAVLGGIVNFDLREAQPNESGHWLNLLAQDSYDNLENTYGDYKVVGSIEHRFLEQRLGVFAEVDIEKRNLTSNELGAGYSHNAPSLDKPFPIYLSSLNLNDVLRDRNRYGGTVTLDYKLPDGKIDLMNFFSSSETKIQNRGESYGLYTSDYHSYSITDSRNLLGVITNLVEFENSFPLFTVDAKLSHSYSENRDPDDLSANFFQNNVGLNHQNYWTLNPQLIPPLSKDSLAATFFQGFSNSDNFARDRAITGSLDFQSNINFSNEITSTLKFGGKFQYRERSYYYHEADGALIVSGSDIGKAILAAFPWMAPSVSNPEYLPITLFEDSSFKYGKFLGGDYPMKVPVNINLMRQVLSLVENYALTHNISDSWAPNAVQSATNNYSGHEDESAAYVMVTTNFGQQFSLVPGVRYQVLQTTYTAPRGVEQGVSSRTYAYTDTTMVESHGFWLPMVHLIYRPLTWLQAHLAYTNTLTYPDYNTITPRIDVPTGGGTIVWNNYALKPASSANYDAVLSFYDNSIGLFSVDGFLKHIDNLIFPTGTRYVIDPAQYPGIPSSSAGAAISTYINNPYPVNLWGVEVDWQTHFWYLPDPLSGLVFSFNYTHIFSGAKYPRTVVNTQYLNVPPYVITTYDNTFYSDRLIDQPNDVVNVEAGYDYKGFSTRVSVISQSNDFVGQSFYPPENVNTTEYLRWDLSMKQDLPWFGTQIFFDLNNINSAREVSVLQGTGFPEAEQHYGMTADIGVRWKL
- a CDS encoding T9SS type A sorting domain-containing protein; this translates as MKAIRTILLVALVVSFGGAFGRAFAQAPDTIWVAASPAGNINDFIQGDTLGNGSRAHPNAVYKLYMDSIYYYTGTINVSFPLAIIADTGSSHRPPIIAPAILQDNSSPSTLFNVLSGARSFTFKNIYSTGVRPDQKVNNNYSNFVNIVGDSTRFVFDNCVFDNLVGAAIVVGSGNYNKFFMTNCVFRNMIPYTQYFYGQAFLSGGGAPTDTVEMINNTFFCINAYADANVYYNTYTRFEHNTVFLTAVNPLNDFVMTNAVYKNNIFYGTAEEAQTQNEILGDYQDDTPYGTSTFSFDSLNVYLPVATLGLSEGARKILVENNSVFWSQTVRNFWATPLMDTLVPPYVFNGRTQRMFNNKTAWPGLYQAGNDSVADPGFLSAVTTQEDSLIKYVQLTRTNALGTYLWDYDPGNAPLFPPAWPLPENLRYTNSTFIHGGTDGYALGDLRWFPEQKATWVLGVKSQPNDIPTKFDLSSNYPNPFNPSTNIKVDLKQPGLMSLKVYNILGQLVKVVDEGYKQAGTYVYNVSMDQYSSGVYFYTLQQGANSMTKKMMLLK